In the Plasmodium yoelii strain 17X genome assembly, chromosome: 3 genome, one interval contains:
- a CDS encoding fam-a protein: MNKFYIQIVLFLLSASIYMNNKTLAAELDSGEDATPESTYHYLTPEEIYEKNKHLLCTNSEEIIQAGEVMNEAVELLKYHATSMDGYELFNKNHNSSMPFYNKKHQDYINIEKIHFKVDDPDDYNEVINMLWDPDYAIFFNTDFVKIARVYTPNLVMIQQRYKKKFGRRQRYFYALFTKVEISENKTIVVMTSANINDHNPSNREYKNEIVKSANLFKTDIDSEEDIRKGKLKKMFANLIGYLIEKKDRYIHIIYVDSIERHSYGFLKALLEKLYI, from the exons atgaacaaattttatattcaaattgttttatttcttttaagcGCCtccatatatatgaataataaaacccTTGCAGCTGAACTTGATTCAGGAGAAGATGCAACACCCGAATCAACATATCATTATCTTAC TCCagaagaaatatatgaaaaaaacaagcACTTATTATGTACCAATTCAGAAGAAATTATACAAGCAGGTGAAGTTATGAACGAAGCTGTGGaacttttaaaatatcatgCTACAAGTATGGATGGTTATGAATTGTTTAATAAAAATCATAATAGTAGTATGCCtttttataacaaaaaaCATCAAgactatataaatattgaaaaaattcattttaaagTTGATGACCCCGATGAT TATAATGAAGTAATAAACATGTTATGGGATCCCGATTAtgccatttttttcaatactGACTTTGTTAAAA ttgCCCGTGTATACACCCCAAATTTAGTAATGATACAACAAcgttacaaaaaaaaatttggaCGTCGTCAGAgatatttttatgctttaTTTACAAAGGTTGAA ataTCAGAAAACAAAACTATAGTAGTCATGACTTcagcaaatataaatgatcacAACCCTTCCAATAGAGAATATAAAAACGAAATTGTAAAAAGTGCAAATTTATTCAAAACTGACATTGATTCTGAAGAAGACATtagaaaaggaaaattaaaaaaaatgtttgcTAACTTAATTGGATACCTCATCGAAAAAAAAGACAGATATATTCATATCATCTATGTCGACTCT atTGAAAGACATAGTTACGGTTTCCTAAAAGCATTATTGGAAAAgctttatatataa
- a CDS encoding PIR protein, translating to MDSNICENFDLLRKHLPDNLKEKSPAFFEDLHSLNNYCPNKNCNTDLDKIKAGFLWLFDQNCSKSENTYSNENNINAIFLHIISWLSYKLNQIKGHYFTTINDFYTTYLNNNQEYNNLINDSPKCPNLKGIIDKKSDFLNINIEYMSNFYDAFKLLCSMHNDKVMNKHGDTVLNNAIMFFNEYTEINDYYNIENTPYSQILSVLSTDYNILKSELASRIDSSKQFPILPTGKATKSFLRNSSIKISVIPMVFIFFALLIYLGILYKRSSFDFRERLQRLNLRIKKIKRKINH from the exons ATGGATTCTAATATA TGTGAAAACTTTGATCTTTTGAGGAAACATTTACCTGATAATTTGAAAGAAAAATCGCCAGCCTTTTTTGAAGATTTGCATAGCCTCAATAATTACTGTCCTAATAAAAACTGCAATACTGatctcgataaaattaaggCTGGATTTTTATGGTTATTTGACCAAAATTGTTCTAAATCCGAAAATACATATtctaatgaaaataatattaatgcaaTTTTTCTACATATTATTTCATGGTTAAGTTACAAATTAAATCAAATCAAAGGACACTATTTCACCACAATAAACGATTTTTATACtacatatttaaataataatcaaGAGTATAATAATCTTATAAATGATTCCCCCAAATGTCCAAATCTTAAGGGAATCatagataaaaaaagtgattttttgaatattaatattgaatatatgtctaatttttatgacgCATTTAAGTTATTATGTAGTATGCATAATGATAAGGTAATGAATAAACACGGCGACACGGTGTTAAATAATGctattatgttttttaacGAATATACAGAGATCAacgattattataatattgaaaataccCCATATAGTCAAATATTGTCTGTtttatcaactgattataatattttaaaaagtgAACTTGCTAGCAGGATTGATAGTTCTAAACAATTCCCAATTCTTCCAACAGGAAAAGCAACAAAATCATTTTTACGAAATTCATCAATAAAAATTTCAGTAATCCCAATggtatttattttctttgcATTACTTATCTATTTGGGAATTTtgtataag cgTTCATCATTTGACTTTCGGGAAAGGCTTCAAAGACTCAATTTaagaatcaaaaaaataaaaaggaaaataaatcattaa
- a CDS encoding PIR protein, with translation MADVLCGEFESIWKFFSDELNDSGGYNFNSGMLKKYCPSNNCDTNIKKINAGCLWLFNAFFGRSGTSNYEDRYKAVVVCIMIWLSYKLTLNPSDNITTLKDFYSNHIENNEEYTKHKFNDEKHTSYKEIIDEIQDYMDINISHMYKFYELLKLLCNMNTANTKQNSSDFLQCANKFIDKYKELLNDDNNNDNNSYNKVLSVFSEYYNNFGSNTPFNNTAKNRPSLPTEKTDKKEAVNSKVTEITVSSSGTDKSNHVTETPSSNITLSGSSLVNKLIPVLSILFAIAIFWGIAYKYSLFGIRKRGKKQHLREKLKK, from the exons ATGGCTGATGTTTTG TGTGGAGAGTTTGAAAGTATATGGAAGTTTTTTTCTGATGAATTGAACGATTCTGGaggatataattttaattctGGAATGCTCAAGAAATATTGCCCTAGTAATAATTGTGATACTAATATCAAGAAAATTAACGCTGGTTGTTTATGGTTATTTAATGCATTTTTTGGCAGATCTGGTACTTCAAATTATGAAGATAGATATAAGGCCGTGGTTGTAtgtattatgatatggttaagttataaattAACCCTAAATCCATCTGATAACATCACCACATTAAAAGATTTTTATTCTAatcatatagaaaataacGAGGAGTACACTAAGCATAAATTTAATGATGAAAAGCATACCAGTTATAAGGAAATTATAGATGAAATACAGGACTATATGGATATTAATATTAGtcatatgtataaattttatgaattacTTAAATTGTTATGTAATATGAATACTGCTAATACGAAACAAAATAGTAGTGATTTTCTACAATGtgctaataaatttattgataaatataaagaactccttaatgatgataataataatgacaataatTCATACAATAAAGTATTAAGTGTTTTTTccgaatattataataattttggaAGTAACACACCTTTTAATAATACAGCAAAAAATCGTCCATCATTACCAACAGAAAAAACAGACAAAAAAGAAGCAGTAAATTCTAAAGTAACTGAAATAACTGTATCATCGAGTGGAACCGATAAATCAAATCATGTAACAGAAACCCCTAGTTCTAACATCACATTGTCAGGTTCATCactagtaaataaattaattccagttttatcgatattatttgcaatagcaattttttggggaattgcttataag tattcgttatttggaatTCGGAAACGAGgtaaaaaacaacatttaagagaaaagctaaaaaaataa
- a CDS encoding PIR protein: MADVLCRDFETIWKFFSDELNNSKEYYFNSGMLKNYCPSNNCDTNIKKINAGCLWLFNAFFGRSGTSNYGDRYKDVVLCIMIWLSYKLSLNPSDNITTLKDFYSNNIENNEEYDKHKPNDENYTNYKKMIDEMKDYMDINISHMSKFYELLKLLCNMNTANTKKDNDSVFLQYANQFVNKYEELFNDDNNNDNNSYNKVLGVFSKYYNNFGSNTLFSNTPKNLPPLPTEKTGKKGEAVDSKATEITVSSSGTDKSNHVKENPSSNITLPGSSLVNKLIPVLSILFAIAIFWGIAYKYSLFGFRKRAQKQYLRKKLKK; the protein is encoded by the exons ATGGCTGATGTTttg TGTAGAGATTTTGAAACTATATGGAAGTTTTTTTCTGATGAATTGAACAATTCTaaagaatattattttaattctGGAATGCTCAAGAATTATTGCCCTAGTAATAATTGTGACACTAATATCAAGAAGATTAACGCTGGGTGTTTATGGTTATTTAATGCATTTTTTGGTAGATCTGGTACTTCAAATTATGGAGATAGATATAAGGACGTGGTTTTAtgtattatgatatggttaagttataaattAAGCCTAAATCCATCTGATAACATCACCACATTAAAAGATTTTTATTCGAATAATATCGAAAATAACGAGGAGTACGATAAGCATAAACctaatgatgaaaattataCCAATTATAAGAAAATGATAGATGAAATGAAGGACTATATGGATATTAATATTAGTCatatgtctaaattttatgaattacTTAAACTATTATGTAATATGAATACTGCTAATACGAAAAAAGATAATGATAGTGTTTTTTTACAATATGCTAATcaatttgttaataaatatgaagaactttttaatgatgataataataatgacaataatTCATACAATAAAGTATTAGGTGTTTTTtccaaatattataataattttggaAGTAACACactttttagtaatacaccAAAAAATCTTCCTCCATTACCAACAGAAAAAACAGGCAAAAAAGGAGAAGCAGTAGATTCTAAAGCAACTGAAATAACTGTATCATCGAGTGGAACCGATAAATCAAATCATGTAAAGGAAAACCCGAGTTCTAACATCACATTGCCAGGTTCATCactagtaaataaattaattccagttttatcgatactATTTGCAATAGCGATTTTTTGGGGAAttgcttataag tattcgttatttggatttcgaaAAAGAgctcaaaaacaatatttaagaaaaaaactaaaaaaataa
- a CDS encoding PIR protein: protein MYKICKEFKEIEKHLPDNFNFDKDHKPSNAYTYYCQTNKKIGKGNCLTVGQVVRAVTMLLLNKLFVLNTNINFENNNNEYITYVMLWLSNKMKLLTHGSYGSVADFYVTFIQNSNMYKLYRDKININKKIMNLNIDRMRTLYGLLNNLCNAITKYNNDSSNYSDFSKFVNNWIIQYIQLLLKKNRVFEDEYYCNVLVTLKNAYEKFKKDNGTKSCFPEIIEIEGIKTCKQLGEEAKRSSKVIDVKFRELKGEQNLEKEKDTSRYIDVIKSVFEMYSSFFSNMFANIENSLYENVFPTLKNFSDYTINYVKELKKTIEKYAPNNCISEEKDPGNKPPSSQITVSSPVTKPEAPVSEVARDGTTEIGDNPLNVYKKMGISILILLIPIALAIMYKYLPFGWRKKSKKKKNMKKAINMFDTNETTEEVINPTDRKKQMKIIINLSSQNKQDKKLTNSSTPKKQDKQFINSSTQKKQDKQFINSNDRKKKVEIIINSSKKKQTKHFINSTYWGKYPLLNIYKLMKADPVPFIILFLLFIFYLYKRKGDSLE from the exons ATGTACAAAATA tgtaaagAATTTAAAGAAATTGAGAAACATTTGCctgataattttaatttcGATAAGGATCATAAACCTAGTAATGCATACACTTATTATTGTCAAACTAACAAGAAAATAGGGAAAGGAAACTGTTTAACTGTCGGTCAAGTAGTTCGTGCTGTTACTATGTTATTacttaataaattattcgttttgaatacaaatataaattttgaaaataataataacgaatATATCACGTATGTTATGCTATGGTTaagtaataaaatgaaactaCTTACACATGGGAGCTACGGAAGCGTGGCAGATTTTTATGTCACGTTTATACAAAATagtaatatgtataaattatatcgtgataaaatcaatataaacaaaaaaataatgaatctTAATATTGATAGAATGCGTACACTTTATGGGTTACTTAATAACCTATGTAATGCAATTACTAAATATAACAACGATTCTTCAAATTACTCTGATTTTTCAAAGTTTGTTAACAATTGGATAATACAATACATACAActtcttttaaaaaaaaatagagtTTTTGAAGATGAATATTATTGTAATGTATTGGTGACTTTAAAAAATGCTTATgagaaatttaaaaaagataatGGTACCAAAAGTTGTTTTCCAGAAATTATAGAGATAGAAGGAATAAAAACTTGTAAGCAATTAGGTGAAGAAGCAAAAAGATCATCGAAAGTTATAGATGTGAAGTTTCGAGAACTGAAGGGGGAACAAAATTTAGAGAAAGAGAAAGATACCTCGAGATATATAGATGTTATTAAAAGTGTATTTGAAATGTATAGTTcattttttagtaatatgtttgctaatattgaaaatagcTTATATGAAAATGTGTTTCCAACGTTAAAAAATTTTTCTGATTACACGATTAATTATGTGAAAGaacttaaaaaaacaatagaaaaatatgcaCCAAATAATTGTATATCTGAGGAAAAAGACCCAGGGAATAAACCACCATCATCTCAGATAACAGTGTCAAGTCCAGTGACGAAACCAGAAGCTCCAGTATCCGAAGTAGCAAGAGATGGAACAACAGAAATAGGTGATAATCCCCTCAACGTATACAAGAAAATGGGAATTTCAATTCTAATTCTTTTAATACCCATTGCTTTAGCTATTATGTACAag TATTTGCCATTTGGATGGAGAAAGAAAtcgaagaaaaaaaaaaacatgaaaaaggctataaatatgtttgatACAAATGAAACGACAGAAGAAGTTATAAACCCAACTGAtcgaaaaaaacaaatgaaaataattataaatttatctaGTCAAAACAAACAGGATAAAAAGCTTACCAATTCATCTACTCCAAAAAAACAGGATaaacaatttataaattcatctACTCAAAAAAAACAGGATAAACAGTTTATAAACTCAAATGATCGAAAGAAAAAAGtggaaataattataaattcatctaaaaaaaaacagactaagcattttataaattccaCTTATTGGGGAAAATAtccattattaaatatatataaacttatGAAAGCCGATCCTGTaccatttataattttatttttgttatttattttttatctttataaaagaaaaggcGATTCTttagaataa